Within Microbaculum marinisediminis, the genomic segment CTGATTGCCGGCGAAGACAATATCGCCGGCGGTCTGGATCATCCCGGATAGCGCCCTGAGCGTCGTGGTCTTGCCAGCCCCGTTGGCGCCGAGCAGCGTTACGACACCGTTTTCCGGCACGTCGAAATCGAGGCCGAACAGCGCCTGGAGGCGTCCGTACCAGGCCTCCAGGCCGCGGACCTTGAGCAGCGGTTCGCTCATCGGTGGCTGCTCCCCAGGTAGGCGCGGATCACTTCCGGATCGTTCTGGACCTCGGCCGGCGAGCCCTCCGCGATCTTGCGGCCGAAGTCGAGGGCGACGACGGTATCGGAAATCGCCATGACGAGGCCCATGTGATGCTCGACCAGCAGCACGGTGACACCGCGCTGGTCGCGGATGCGGCGGATCAGTTCACCCAGCTCGTCGACTTCGCTGTGCGTCAGGCCGCCGGCGGGCTCGTCCAGCAGCAGGAGTCTCGGGCGGCCGGCCAGCGCGCGGGCGAGCTCGACGCGCTTCTGGGTGCCGGTCGGCAGGTCCGAGACCACGCGATCGGCGACGTCCGTCAGACCCATGTCGTGCAGCAGGTCGTCGATTTCGGCGTCGCCGTGCGCGGGTGTACGGTTCAGTCCGATCGCATCGCTCAGGAAGTTGCCGCCGGTGCGCGGATGCGTGCCGACCAACACGTTGTCGCGAACCGACATGGTTCGAAACAGCGCGAGGTTCTGGAAGGTGCGGGTGATGCCGAGCCGGGCGATCCGATGGGCCGAGAGCGCCAACAGACTTTCGCCCTGGAAACGGATGTCGCCTTCGTCGGGGGTGTACAGGCGGCTGACGCAGTTGAACAACGTCGTCTTGCCGGCCCCGTTGGGACCGATCAGGCCGAGGATCTCGCCCGGCGCTATATCGAAGGAAATCCCGTCGAGCGCGACGATGCCGCCGAAGCGGATCGCGACGGAGTCGAAGGTCAACAAATGCTGCCGTGAGGCGACGTAGTCAGCTGCGCCGACGGCGCGCGCTACGGCCTCCGGTGCTGGATTGGGCACGCGTTCCTCCCTGGAAGACGGGTGTTCGATAGTTTTCTTCATCGTCGAAGCCGTCTGCGCGGCCGCTCAAGATCGATTCCACCGTCCGCACCATCTCCAGAAGGCGCGGTCCGATGTCGTTCACCAGCCTGTCGCGCGACAGGCTATAGGAAGGCGCTCCGCAATTGAACGCATAAACACCCGAGCCGTCCGGCATGACGATCGGTGCGGCGACGCCGTTGACGTCCTCGATCCATTCGCCCACCGACCAGGTAAAACCATGCTTGCGGATATCCGCCATGGCCCGGTCGAGACCGTCGCGCATTCCCGGCCACTCGTCACCGGCCCGCTCGGCGAGCCGTTCGAACAATGCCTCGCGTTCCTCGTCCGACATCACGGAAATCAGTGCGCGGCCTATGGCGGTTGTGGCGATCGGAATGCGCGAGCCGACGTCGAGGCGGGCCTGCTGGATCGAGCTCGACAGGCAGTGCTGGACGTAAATGACGGCAAGCCGGTCACGCGCGCCGAGCGCGACCGAGGCCGCGGCGTAGTCGGCCAGGCCCTGCATGTAAGGGCGGGCGATGTGGCGGATGCCGATGTGCGCAAGCGCGGTGTAGCCGAGCGCCATCGCGGCGGGCGCGAGCTGGTACTTGTTGAAGCGGGGAACGTGGACGAGGTAGCCGAGCCTGGTCAGCGTATAGGTCAGCCGGGAGACGGTCGGCTTGGGCAAACCCGTACGCTCGGCGATCTCGGCATTGCCGAGCAGGCCGTCACGCGCACGGAAAACCCGCATCACTTCCAGGCCGCGCGCCAGCGCGACGACAAACTTGCGGTCGTGTTCCGGCGCGACGGGTCCGGGCTCGTCGATCGGTCCCGCATTCCTGGTGCTGCCCGGCCCTGTCACGTTGTCCTGTCCCCTGCGTTGACAAGCAGTGCAACAGTTTCTAGCGTTCAGGTCAATTTGTAAAATCTAATTTCGCAGAGCGAAACAAATATCCGGAAGGACATGACCTTGGCGCGTTCTATTGTCCCGTTTGCGGGGCGGACGGGGAGGGGTGCTTGCGAGGGGAACGGCGTTCGCTTAGTTGGGACGGCTGAAGCCGGCCGGTGCCGGCGCATCTGCCCAACCGAGATTCAGTGGAGACTTTGATGAGCGACGTCGTAAGCGTAACCAGGGACGGCGACGTCGCCGTCGTGACCATCGACAATCCCCCGGTCAACGCCTTGAGCCACGCAGTGCGCAAGGGCGTTTTCGACGCGATGGCCGCGTTGCGCGAAGATTCCGAAGTCAAGGCGATCGTGCTGGCATGTGCGGGCCGGACTTTCTCCGCCGGCGCCGACATCACCGAATTCGGCAAGCCGCCGCAGCCGCCGGCCCTCATCGAGATGATCAATGCCATCGAGGCGATGCCGAAGCCGGTCGTCGCCGCGCTGCACGGCACGGTGCTCGGCGGCGGCTTCGAGGTCGCGCTCGGCTGTCATCATCGCATTGCGGCGCCCGGCACGCGGGTCGGTCTTCCCGAGGTGAAGCTGGGCATCCTTCCCGGTGCCGGCGGCACGCAGCGCCTGCCGCGCCTCATCGGCGCGATCGAGGCCCTGAAGATCATCGTCAGTGGCGATCCGGTTCCCGCCGAAGAAGCCCTGAAGTTCGGCGCGATCGACGAGATCGCCACCGGAGACCTGACGCAGGCGGCTGTCGCGCTGGCGAAGAAAGTTGGTGCCGAGGGCAAGGAACCGGCGCGTGTCAGTGACCGCGACGACAAGCTGGCCGACGTCAAGGCCGATCCGACGGCGTTCAACGAGGCCGCCGGCAAGTTGACCGCACGGGCGCGCGGGCTCGAGGCGCCGCATGCCTGCGTCGAGGCGGTCAAGTGGTCGTTCGAGCTGCCGATAGAGGAAGGTCTGAAGCGCGAGCGCGAGGCGTTCATGAAGCTCGTCGCCGGCGATCAGTCGAAGGCGCAGCGCCACCTGTTCTTCGCCGAGCGCCAGGCCGCCAAGGTGCTCGACATGCCGAAGGGCACGAAACCGCGCGCGGTCGACAAGGTCGCCGTCATCGGTGCCGGAACCATGGGCGGCGGCATTTCGATGAACTTCGCCAATGCGGGCATCCCGGTGACCATCGTCGAGACCTCCCAGGAAGCGCTGGATCGCGGCTTCGGCACGATCGAGAAGAACTACAACATCTCGGTGTCGCGCGGACGGATGACCGAGGCCGACGTCAGGCAGCGCATGAGCCTGCTGACCGGCAGCACCGATATGAACGACGTCGCGGACGCCGACCTCATCATCGAGGCGGTGTTCGAGGAGATGGATATCAAGAAGCAGATCTTCTCGAAGCTCGACGAGATCGCGAAGCCGACGGCGGTTCTGGCCACCAATACGTCCTATCTCGACGTCAACGCGATCGCCAACATGACGAAGCGCCCGAGCTCCGTGCTCGGCACGCATTTCTTCAGCCCGGCGAACGTGATGAAGCTGCTGGAGATCGTGCGCGGCGCGGAGACGGCGCCGGACGTACTGGCGACGGTGATCGATGTCGGTCGCAAGATCAAGAAGGTGCCGGTCGTCGTCGGCGTCTGCTTCGGCTTCGTCGGCAACCGCATGCTGCGCGCCCGCTCGCTCGAAACCGAGCGCCTGCTGCTCGAGGGCGCGACGCCGCAACAGGTCGACAAGGCGATCACCGGCTTCGGCTTTCCGATGGGGCCGTTCGCCATGGGCGACCTCGCCGGCCTCGATATCGGCTGGCGCATCCGCAAGCAGATGGGCGCGACGGCCGATGGCGGTCGGGCGGACATCGCCGATGCCCTGTGCGAGATGGGCCGCTTCGGCCAGAAGACCGGCCGCGGCTTCTATATCTACGAGAAGGGCGCCCGCGCCGGCATTCCCGACCCTGAAGTCGAGGCGCTGATCGTGGAGACTGCGGCCAAGCAGGGGATCGAACGTCGCGAGATTGGCGACGAGGAAATCGTCGAGCGGCTGATCTACCCGATGATCAGCGAGGGGGCGAAGATCCTCGAGGAGGGCGTCGCCCAGCGGCCGGGCGATATAGACGTCGTCTGGGTCAACGGATACGGTTTCCCGGTCTGGCGCGGCGGGCCGATGTTCTACGCCGATCAGGTCGGGCTGAAGCATGTCCGCAACCGGCTCGCCCATTACGCCGAAGTTTCCGGCAACGCGGCCCTGAAGCCGGCGCCGTTGCTCGACCGGCTTGCCGATGAAGGATCGACCTTCGCAGCCTACGGCAGGGAGAAAGAACGGACGGCATGACGAAGCGTCCCTTCGCCTGGGAGAGATCCTACCCGCCAGGCGTTTCCTGGGACGCTCCGATTCATACCTCCACCATCCCCGATCTGTTCGACACGGCCGCCGCGGATTTCGGTCCGCGGCGGGCGATCGAGTACCGCGGCGTCGACGTCACCTATGACGCGCTGTCCAAGTGGGTCGACAACGCCGCCGCCGGTTTCCTGCGCGCCGGGGTCGGTCGCGATACCACGATCGCGATCTATCTTCCCAACTCGCCGTTCCATCCGGTCGCGTTCTTCGGCGGCCTCAAGGCGGGGGCGCGGCTGGTCATGCTGAGCCCGCTCGATGCCGAGCGGGAGCTTGCCCACAAACTTCAGGACAGTGGCGCCCGCATCCTCGTGACGACCGATATCGGGACCATGCTCCCGATGGCGATCAAGCTGCTCGAGGCCGACCATCTGGACCGGATCGTCGTTGGCGAGGATGCTGCGTGGGGCGCGCCGCCGATACCCGTCTACCCGATTCCATCAGACCCGAGGATCGCCCGGTGGTCGGATTATGTGGGCGGAGCGCAACCGCCGGAGGCCTGGCCGAAAATCGCGCCTTCCGATATCGCGGTCCTGCAATATACCGGCGGCACGACGGGCCTGCCCAAGGGCGCCATTCTCTCGCACGCGAACCTGACTGCCGCGACGTCGATCTACGAGACGTGGTTCAACGGTCAGAACCTGTCGGTCCCGGGCGGGGACCGTGTGATCTGCGTCCTGCCGCTGTTTCATATCTATGCGCTGACCACGATACTCCTGCGCCAGATCAAGGCCGGGAACGAAATCCTGCTGCGGCTGAGGTTCGACGTCGATACGACGCTGCGCGACATGGAAGAGTTGCATGCCACGGTGTTTCTCGGCGTGCCGACCATGTGGATTGCGCTGGTCAACTCGCCGGGTATCGAAGATCGCGATCTGTCGTCCCTGCGCTATTGCGGTTCCGGCGGGGCCCCGCTTCCGGTGGACGTCGCACGGCGCTTCGCCAATCTGACCGGCCACAAGCTGCTCGGCGGCTGGGGCATGACGGAAACCTCGCCCGCCGGTACGAACCTGCCGGCGACTGGACCCGCCAAGCCGGGGTCCATCGGGTTGCCGATGCCGGGTATCGAATTGAACATCGTTGCCCTGGACGATCCCGCGCACATACTCGAGCCGGGCGATGTCGGCGAGATCCGGATCAAGGGGCCGAACGTCACGCGGGGCTACTGGAACCGGCCCGAGGAGACGGAAGCCGCCTTCGTCGACGGCTATTTCCTGACGGGCGACATCGGCTCGATGGACGAGGACGGGTATTTTTACATCGTCGACCGCAAGAAGGACATGATCCTCTCGGGCGGGTTCAACGTCTATCCTCAGATGGTCGAGCAGGCGATCTACGAGCATCCTTCGGTCGCCGAAGTGATGGTCATCGGTGTGCCCGACGACTACCGCGGCGAGGCGGCGAAGGCGTTCGTGGCACTGCGCGAAGGCGCCGAAGACCTGGATCTCGATGCGCTGCGGCAGTTCCTCGCCGACAAGGTCGGCAAGCACGAGATGCCGCAATATCTGGAGATCCGCGAAGCCCTGCCGCGCAGCCCCGTCGGCAAGCTGTTGAAGACGGCGTTGCGCGACGAAGAGCGGCGCAAGGTCGCCTCCGGACCGAATAGCAACTGAAACGCCAATCGAGGACCATGCCCATGCGCGAAGCCGTCATCGTCTCCACAGCCCGCACACCGATCGGCAAGGCCTATCGCGGCGGGCTCAACAACACCGACGGGCCGACGCTTGCCGGCCATGCGATCGCGTCGGCCGTCGAGCGGGCCGGTATCGATCCCGCCGACGTGGAGGACGTGGTTATGGGCTGCGCCATGCAGGAAGGCACCACGGGTGGCAACGTCGCCCGCCGGGCCCTGCTGCGCGCCGGCCTGCCGGTGACGGTGGCAGGGTCGACGATCGACCGGCAATGCTCGTCGGGCCTCAACGCGATCGCGACGATCGCCCGCTCGATCATCCATGACGGCATGGCGGTCGGTGTCGGTGGCGGCGTGGAATCGATCAGCCTCGTGCAGAACGAGCATCGCAACACC encodes:
- a CDS encoding 3-hydroxyacyl-CoA dehydrogenase NAD-binding domain-containing protein — protein: MSDVVSVTRDGDVAVVTIDNPPVNALSHAVRKGVFDAMAALREDSEVKAIVLACAGRTFSAGADITEFGKPPQPPALIEMINAIEAMPKPVVAALHGTVLGGGFEVALGCHHRIAAPGTRVGLPEVKLGILPGAGGTQRLPRLIGAIEALKIIVSGDPVPAEEALKFGAIDEIATGDLTQAAVALAKKVGAEGKEPARVSDRDDKLADVKADPTAFNEAAGKLTARARGLEAPHACVEAVKWSFELPIEEGLKREREAFMKLVAGDQSKAQRHLFFAERQAAKVLDMPKGTKPRAVDKVAVIGAGTMGGGISMNFANAGIPVTIVETSQEALDRGFGTIEKNYNISVSRGRMTEADVRQRMSLLTGSTDMNDVADADLIIEAVFEEMDIKKQIFSKLDEIAKPTAVLATNTSYLDVNAIANMTKRPSSVLGTHFFSPANVMKLLEIVRGAETAPDVLATVIDVGRKIKKVPVVVGVCFGFVGNRMLRARSLETERLLLEGATPQQVDKAITGFGFPMGPFAMGDLAGLDIGWRIRKQMGATADGGRADIADALCEMGRFGQKTGRGFYIYEKGARAGIPDPEVEALIVETAAKQGIERREIGDEEIVERLIYPMISEGAKILEEGVAQRPGDIDVVWVNGYGFPVWRGGPMFYADQVGLKHVRNRLAHYAEVSGNAALKPAPLLDRLADEGSTFAAYGREKERTA
- the pimA gene encoding dicarboxylate--CoA ligase PimA translates to MTKRPFAWERSYPPGVSWDAPIHTSTIPDLFDTAAADFGPRRAIEYRGVDVTYDALSKWVDNAAAGFLRAGVGRDTTIAIYLPNSPFHPVAFFGGLKAGARLVMLSPLDAERELAHKLQDSGARILVTTDIGTMLPMAIKLLEADHLDRIVVGEDAAWGAPPIPVYPIPSDPRIARWSDYVGGAQPPEAWPKIAPSDIAVLQYTGGTTGLPKGAILSHANLTAATSIYETWFNGQNLSVPGGDRVICVLPLFHIYALTTILLRQIKAGNEILLRLRFDVDTTLRDMEELHATVFLGVPTMWIALVNSPGIEDRDLSSLRYCGSGGAPLPVDVARRFANLTGHKLLGGWGMTETSPAGTNLPATGPAKPGSIGLPMPGIELNIVALDDPAHILEPGDVGEIRIKGPNVTRGYWNRPEETEAAFVDGYFLTGDIGSMDEDGYFYIVDRKKDMILSGGFNVYPQMVEQAIYEHPSVAEVMVIGVPDDYRGEAAKAFVALREGAEDLDLDALRQFLADKVGKHEMPQYLEIREALPRSPVGKLLKTALRDEERRKVASGPNSN
- a CDS encoding IclR family transcriptional regulator: MTGPGSTRNAGPIDEPGPVAPEHDRKFVVALARGLEVMRVFRARDGLLGNAEIAERTGLPKPTVSRLTYTLTRLGYLVHVPRFNKYQLAPAAMALGYTALAHIGIRHIARPYMQGLADYAAASVALGARDRLAVIYVQHCLSSSIQQARLDVGSRIPIATTAIGRALISVMSDEEREALFERLAERAGDEWPGMRDGLDRAMADIRKHGFTWSVGEWIEDVNGVAAPIVMPDGSGVYAFNCGAPSYSLSRDRLVNDIGPRLLEMVRTVESILSGRADGFDDEENYRTPVFQGGTRAQSSTGGRSARRRRS
- a CDS encoding ABC transporter ATP-binding protein — its product is MLTFDSVAIRFGGIVALDGISFDIAPGEILGLIGPNGAGKTTLFNCVSRLYTPDEGDIRFQGESLLALSAHRIARLGITRTFQNLALFRTMSVRDNVLVGTHPRTGGNFLSDAIGLNRTPAHGDAEIDDLLHDMGLTDVADRVVSDLPTGTQKRVELARALAGRPRLLLLDEPAGGLTHSEVDELGELIRRIRDQRGVTVLLVEHHMGLVMAISDTVVALDFGRKIAEGSPAEVQNDPEVIRAYLGSSHR